The Xylocopa sonorina isolate GNS202 chromosome 5, iyXylSono1_principal, whole genome shotgun sequence genome segment TGGATACGAGTTTATTATACTATACTTTTCGCTTAATGGGATGCCATATTTACTttgaataaaattaaattttttctcTTTAAAATGATCTTCACAATTGATGAATAGGAATTGTTAGATGTTTGTAGTCATTATAATGTAGGATGAGTGGAAGGTGATTCACTCTCTTCATCTTCCTCTAATTCATCATCTGTGTCTGAAGATAAATGTTCTCTCAGAACTAAGGAACGCATTTGTTCTAATACCTGATGTAAAGAGTCTCTTTGTTCCATTCTGTCATTTAAAGGCGTAGCATCACCACTTGCTGTTCCACCAGCTGGTGTTTGTGGTGTATTACTTGGAGGTACTGGAGTATTTGTACCATCTCCTGTGCCTTGGAACACAAAGTTATATTTCATCCAAATATGTTATCCTAATGAGTACTACAAAgttattgcaaatcatattaaaacaTTGACAGACAATTATCTTTATTAATCATTATACCCATATCATCGCTTGCAGGACTAGCTGGTCTTTCTGCTCCTCTTACTTCTCTGGTAATTTCCTCATCTTGATTATTTAATCTTAAACCTGCAACTCCTTTTTTCGGTACATTATATAAATCGCGTTTGATCTTTCTTCGCCTAGAAGGGTCGTTTCTACGTAACTGAAGCATTGAACCGAAATCAGCAATATAAAGAAATCCTGCGATTAATAATTCGCAATTCCGTTTGCCTTGTTTATATGCAGTTTCTAATTCATGACTTGTACGTTGATCATATTGCCACCAACCTGCAACAATGTAAGTCAACATTATACAAGTTACATTGTTCATGATATAAAACAAAAAATCAACAAAAGTTGTATAAATAAATGCTAATATTTCAGCTGGGGTATTCACAAAGAAAAATAACTTGTATTCCGGAACACAGaaattttattacaaatataCATTGAAACTAAATCATTATccttttataataaa includes the following:
- the Rnf146 gene encoding ring finger protein 146 isoform X2; this encodes MAQAKLNSKEETNGTLNDKEKEADEKEGSTTVLECAVCLQPCIYPARLPCNHIYCYLCVKGVANQSKRCPMCRQEIPPDFLNRPQLVEVDEAQKESEHFEEEYQWFYEGRNGWWQYDQRTSHELETAYKQGKRNCELLIAGFLYIADFGSMLQLRRNDPSRRRKIKRDLYNVPKKGVAGLRLNNQDEEITREVRGAERPASPASDDMGTGDGTNTPVPPSNTPQTPAGGTASGDATPLNDRMEQRDSLHQRARVAVQLGLITGGINCQNC
- the Rnf146 gene encoding ring finger protein 146 isoform X3, whose product is MAQAKLNSKEETNGTLNDKEKEADEKEGSTTVLECAVCLQPCIYPARLPCNHIYCYLCVKGVANQSKRCPMCRQEIPPDFLNRPQLVEVDEAQKESEHFEEEYQWFYEGRNGWWKYDSRTSKDLEDIYNLGWWQYDQRTSHELETAYKQGKRNCELLIAGFLYIADFGSMLQLRRNDPSRRRKIKRDLYNVPKKGVAGLRLNNQDEEITREVRGAERPASPASDDMGTGDGTNTPVPPSNTPQTPAGGTASGDATPLNDRMEQRDSLHQVLEQMRSLVLREHLSSDTDDELEEDEESESPSTHPTL
- the Rnf146 gene encoding ring finger protein 146 isoform X1 → MAQAKLNSKEETNGTLNDKEKEADEKEGSTTVLECAVCLQPCIYPARLPCNHIYCYLCVKGVANQSKRCPMCRQEIPPDFLNRPQLVEVDEAQKESEHFEEEYQWFYEGRNGWWQYDQRTSHELETAYKQGKRNCELLIAGFLYIADFGSMLQLRRNDPSRRRKIKRDLYNVPKKGVAGLRLNNQDEEITREVRGAERPASPASDDMGTGDGTNTPVPPSNTPQTPAGGTASGDATPLNDRMEQRDSLHQVLEQMRSLVLREHLSSDTDDELEEDEESESPSTHPTL